A part of Streptomyces sp. NBC_01235 genomic DNA contains:
- a CDS encoding ABC transporter permease — MSTLTATAEEPRTTPARPAYRVTGRRVLSSEWAKLWSLRSTWITLGLGLLFLVAFGLISASRYKSGIGSDRPDRDFADATAVSLSLFGTNFAQLALGVLGVLVTAGEYSTGMIRSTLAAVPRRLPVLWSKAAVFGLVALVVGTMGGFVAFLFGSGIVSGTPAAMSFSHAGVLRSLLGAGLYLGLVGVIGTALGALLRSVAGGISVLVATLLLIPGLISLLPSSWQDDIAPYLPSNAGQAMFALTHDSTTLSAGAGLLVFLCWTALALGGAAYRLARTDA, encoded by the coding sequence ATGAGCACGCTCACCGCAACCGCCGAGGAACCCCGGACCACCCCTGCCCGCCCTGCCTACCGGGTGACCGGTCGGCGCGTGCTCTCCTCGGAGTGGGCCAAGCTGTGGTCCCTTCGCTCGACCTGGATCACCTTGGGTCTCGGCCTGCTGTTCCTGGTGGCCTTCGGCCTGATCTCCGCGAGCCGCTACAAGTCGGGGATCGGCTCCGACCGTCCGGACCGGGACTTCGCCGATGCGACGGCCGTGAGCCTGTCCCTCTTCGGTACGAACTTCGCCCAGCTGGCCCTGGGAGTGCTCGGTGTGCTGGTCACGGCGGGGGAGTACTCCACCGGCATGATCCGTTCCACGCTCGCGGCGGTGCCCCGCCGGCTGCCCGTGCTGTGGTCCAAGGCGGCCGTGTTCGGGCTGGTCGCACTGGTCGTGGGGACGATGGGCGGGTTCGTCGCCTTCCTGTTCGGCAGCGGAATCGTCTCGGGTACGCCCGCGGCCATGAGCTTCTCGCATGCGGGTGTCCTGCGCAGTCTGCTGGGCGCAGGGCTCTACCTCGGCCTGGTCGGGGTGATCGGCACTGCCCTCGGCGCGCTGCTGCGGTCGGTGGCCGGCGGGATCTCGGTGCTGGTGGCCACCCTGCTGCTGATCCCGGGACTGATCTCTCTGCTGCCGAGCTCCTGGCAGGACGACATCGCCCCCTACCTGCCGTCCAACGCGGGCCAGGCGATGTTCGCCCTGACACACGACTCCACGACCCTGTCGGCGGGCGCCGGGCTGCTGGTCTTCCTCTGCTGGACGGCGCTGGCACTGGGCGGCGCGGCCTACCGGCTCGCGCGAACCGACGCCTGA